The genomic interval cacggaatcatcttaatttttcggacaatcaggtgattcaagcctgaaaagtccttaccaaacaaaggacagtctcacaaagtgatttcgacaatgtccccatcgggaatcgaacccggacctccagatcgtgagcctaacgctctaaccactagaccacgatgTCTATCAAGCAAGTTAAAAAATGGATAAAAGCAGGTTTTAACTGTAACGCATGCTTATCAAGTGTTAACTTAAAAAACGAGTAAAAACGGGTTTTCACTGTAGCATGCTACATTCCAGGTCTAACCTCTATAACGGTGGACGTATCACCTTCAGCCTGTGACGACGCTTATGCATACATCAATGACTTGGCCACCGAAGGGCTGGTGGTCTTCTCCTTGAAGCTGCGAGACAGTTGGCGACTCCAGCATCCCAGCTTCATCCACGATGACAGCGCTATGAACTTCACTGTTGCAGGTAAGTTGTTAAAAGAGACTGAATCCCAGCCATCATCATCTTTTTTAACTCTGTTGttggaattaataaaaaaatatcagaaatgAGGAACTTtgcaatcgacgttccccaaacacacgatagatggcgttgtttacttttaacctattttgtcattgctggcgtacttacctacataattaagtacttattcaaaaatgtaatgtaatggcagaagcataataaaactaattattgcttgatatttagatcacatcATGTCTATATATTGCTACtctttcagaataataatgagtggaagttgtaattCTACCTTGgcgtaataaaaagaaagactagggtcatcatttatagtacccaaaaacaataataaaagatGCAAAAATATGTGAacgaaaaaacttaacaacgccatctatcgtattTTTGGAGAACGCCAATTGGAAACTGTACGTaaattttttactaaaagtacaaaatttccttgaaaagtaaattaaaaacattggacgtgagtaatttattttttacgaaatggcaacgcagggtcggatgacgtcagctgggctaaccttgaaatgctagctgtcagttttgagcatacctggggcctgtttaataaaacttacaattgtaaattataatgacaatttgatgtacattgcggagtgtgtcatcacgaatattttgctgTTTCATACTAGCTACGTAATGagcaccaaattgtcgttgtaatttacaatagtaagttttatgaaacatgcCCCTGGTTTCCTTCTACATGGTTTTCATTATAACGGCGCTTACAAACCGTTGAAATAGTTTTGGCGTGTCGATGAAGTCGTCGACCGAACGTCTCTAGTCTGTAAGCGAACTTTAGGCGaggttattcaaattcaaaaatatctttattcagtaggtaacatagttacactttgaatcgtcaatttttacataacgaacgtctcatccgcctaaaactacctactgcagcttctcacaacctgtatagccggggaaaagaagctgcaagaaaaacctcggcacagggccttggacgttctttaaaaaaataaataaacataaaatatttttatacaattgagtaatttagctgcttaatatcagttctcagatagTTAATCCCTTGCGttcatgtcttctaaataatcactaactttataataaccttttttgtaaagtttctgtttaactactgtcttaaaacagttgaaaggcaaattctgaatgtcaatgggaatcttagggttgtaaaccaatctcagctttgagacggcccgcaagatcatgtcaatgtgacagttcttatataaaaacagagacttgagcatgatcttgagggcagtctcagctgagattagtttatttattaataagtatgtcgaataaatattttttctttctttctttcacccttattgtaaaaacgtatacattatgAGCATTAAAACGCTTTGTATCATTCCAGGTAACATTATAAACTGGAAGGACGGCCTCTTCAGCATAGCTCTGTCAGGCTCTGATGCAAATGGGAGAAGGAATGCATACTACCATCCTCTGGTGTCCACCCAGGAGTTCTCTGTAGATACGGAGGTGTTGAAGAGGAAAGATGGATCCTTAGAAGTGCACGTTCAGGTATGAACATAGAGTTAAATATCGCACATCAGCGATTCAAGCCATCAATGCATCGATACTTGCCTATAGAATCGATAGCATTGCTGTACATAGATAGTTCTCgcaatagtcagaagcaataATACCGATAGTCGAGGAGCAATAATACCGATAGTCCTTGCGATAGTTGAGAAGCTCCTaggagcctccgtggtctagtggttagagcgctaggctcacgatctggaggtccgggttcgattcccgatggggacattgacgaaatcactttgtgaggctgtcctttgtttggtagggaattttcaggcttgattgtccgaaaaagtaagatgattccgtgcttcggagggcacgttagcacgttagccgttggtaccggctattaaccgtaaaaacacctccaccaacccgcattggagcagcgtggtggagtatgctccataccccctccggttgattgaggggaggcctgtgccaagcagtgggacgtatataggctgtttatgtatgtatgattgtgTCCAATTATAAAATCAtgcaattcaaaattaaaattcaaatgtatttattgctaCAGGTCAAAAAGgtcttaaacaaaaaaaaaagaagaaagagaaGTTCTCATATCTTATACTCCACAGCTACTCGGCAGCCGCGGGAAGCTCGCCCAATCCGGTTCACACGCGTATCACGCTGGCACCAGAACTATTCTGTACGCCAACGTGGCCCAAGACGCTATCACGTGCTGGCATGTAGACAGTGCCATGACACCACACAACGTGCCTATACTCGTTCAGGATAGACAGAAACTTGTTTATATTTCTGGTAAGACtgacacccgtattctaagacgTTTACTCGACGCTTGATCCACTCAATTCTTCCTCTACTCGACGCTTCCTCCACTCGCCGCTTCCTCCACTTGACTCTTCTTCCACTCGACTCACCCTCAGCTGAGCATTGTGCTGGCATGTAGACAGCAACATGAGACCCCACAACGTGCCTGTACTTGTTCAAGATAAACAGAAACTTGTTTAAATTTCTGGTAAGACTGACATATGTTTACTATGTTTATATTCCAAGATGTTTACTCGACGCTTCCTCCAcgcgactcttcctccactcgactcttcctccactcgacacttcctcgactcgactcttcctccactcgactcttcctccactggactcttcctccactcgactcttcctccactcgactcttcctccactcgactcttcctccactcgactcttcctccactcaacACTTCCTCCACTAAACACTTCCTCCACTCAacacttcctccactcgactcctCCTCCACGCGACTCTTCCTCCAcgcgactcttcctccactcgactcttcctccattCGACTATTCCTCattcgaaaaggaaagagacggatgattgacaacattCTAATAATCATGCTAAGTTTGTTGGATTCATggaactttttatttatttacagatttaaaaataataggcGACGAGGTGTGGGTGCTTGTCAACCAAATACCAAGATTCATTTATTCTACTTTGAATGCCAGTGAAACGAATTATTATATTCACAGGTAAGTGGTTCTACAAACTGAggcgtatttttttaaatctaattaacactttttatttagataaagtGGTAAATGAGCGCGCATGATGTGTCGATGACAGAGAAAAGCCTAACTATTTTTACTAATCATTACAGACAAGCGCGTCATTGCTTTTAAAGTTCTGTCAGGCGCTGTTTGCATTCCCTTAGACGTTTTTtgttagacttgaatcgtatggcgccaaaagtcacacacacagatgcgcgtgtacaataacgtcaatgtgtagtgtctgtgtaaaacgaggtgttttgtatgaagtgtctgggggtggtataacttaaaataaaatgaaatgatgTCTACTGCAACCAGCACCAATGATTCAATGATTATGATgaacctagttaagagtctttttgtaattatttcttttttattttggtgcaagtttattaaaatataaacacatacatacatacataaacagcctatattcgtcccactgctgggcacaggcctcctctcaatcaaccggagagggtatggagcatactccaccacgctgctccactgcgggttggtggaggtgtttttacggctaatagccgggaccaacggcgtaacgtgccctccgaagcacggaatcatcttactttttcggacaatcaggtgattcaagcctgaaaagtccttgccaaacaaaggacagtctcacaaagtgatttcgacaatgtccccatcgggaatcgaacccggacctccagatcgtgagcctaacgctcttaccactagaccaaggaggctgttaaagtttattaaaatataaaaaacaatataaaaaaatatattgtaggtATTCTATTCATAtgatttatttgtattgtattgtattaattttaaactttttcaaTTTCAGGGGGCACGTACAAGATTTAATTCGAGGTACAGCTTGCGATCGACTACAAGTATAGCATCTGAGATACACCCACTCCACACTCACAGATCCCtggtcacactaccaacttgtggctagcggggtgctCTGCCCTTGAGGAGATGAAcctccttttataaataaaagtccgaACTGGATGGGTATCTTGTATTGTTCATCAACACACAcggaattaaaacacataataacgggttcttaccgcgtttaaaatctcatatccccattttaaaggcggtaagaacccgttattatgtgttttaattatgataagaaccgcgtaaacttaaaacaatgtacacaCGGAATTATTACTAACACAGAAGGTTACATacaaaaaactatataaaatcTCGGAGCACTGCACTGCACCTGTCGCCTAGTAAGCCTTTCACCAAGAGAAAGAGGTGGTAATTAAACAATGATTTGCTCTGCATAAGACGACAGGCGCTCCAACGGTACTTTACAACTATTtatctataatatttatttttaccaacACTACGTTAATATCTTTGTGATCTTTGTTTGTATGTACTATGGATActttaaatctgaaataaaaataaatttattttgatttccaCATTTTTCTACCAAGCGTATCATAGACACTTTGAAATGGCAACCTAAACAAAATGGCGTCCAAGACCTGTCAATTTGCATGGCgggaaaaatagaaaaaaaaacacggcTTTTCGGCgagagacgggaacgggacagttgctttcttcattgagtaatctaaataattaatacgaagtggtgttttgtggttaatgatcgcattaagttagtcggaagacattcgcgagtgttattatattggagtattcaatgaacaaagtgtatctgcctattttcgcttcgtgccgggaagccgcttcataactcaaaagtttatgcggacttttgagttaattcgtttggggttcggagtaggagtctactccgagggtggggcttaggtttcatcataatcacctttcatcatttcattaatcatcaagaaaaaaaatacgtcagacatggctgtatgggcatagttccctttgccttacccttcggggaaaaccaaaacaaaaaaaagaaaaaaaaacaccgattttgttattctaattattttatttatttaaaataaactttcggTGTCATACATTGTCAATGTATTTAAATGCATAATTTACcgctttatttaaaaatgtaagtaccagatttatataaaaaaaatatgtattgtcCGCGCCACGAATAAACTCAACGAATTTTGATGGAattaattgacaagtcataataattgtgTATCTCAGTATCTGCGCGGGATTTCTCACATTTGAAACCATTTTTTTTCTGTCGTCTTCCAACCGtattataacatattaattcgaatcttcctccactcggcgttagctgagcattttggtatttcaagttgacatttacatcctcgacttgaggactttactcactggagtcgagtaTGTCATACTACCAACATAATCAtacgaaattaatgacgtcatgccttactgaagtaaactcgagttaaggttgaggcgccgtctaagaataccgattttgagctgataTCGAGGAAAACCTGGAGGTCGCCTCGAGGTCAGACTCGAGGAAAGTTCTTAGAATTGTGGTGTTCATTTTGTAAGGTGAATAAAGACATACAAATGATGAATAAACATCAAGTGGTATTGGTATTGTTGGCGTGCAGCAACTTGTTGTGCGTGTAGAGCGCGGCGGAGTGCGCGAAGGACGCCGCGCAGTGTGTGCAGCGCAGCGGGCGCTCGCCCGTGTGGGTGCGGATGTGCGCGCGCAGAATCGACAGCGTCTAGGGATTACAGAGTGTAAATTAAGTAAGACACAACGCAGGTCTCCATAATCGGCGAGAAGAAGGGGAGAGAGCAAAGGGGATGGGAAGTATCCCATCCTAGTTGTATTATTCCCGCCCCTGCACTAGCAGGTgatatggggggggggggggtagttAAAAGAAGAATAGTGTAGAAGGGGGGGGGGTAGTGTAAAGGGGAATTAGTGTAAAAGGAGGGGGGAGTAGTGTAAAGGGGAATTAGTGTAAAAGGAGGGGGGAGTAGTGTAAAGGGGAATTAGTGTAAAAGGAGGGGGGAGTAGTGTAAAGGGGAATTAGTGTAAAAGGAGGGGGGAGTAGTGTAAAGGGGAATTAGTGTAAAAGGAGGGGGAGTAGTGTAAAGGGGAATTAGTGTAAAAGGAGAGGGGAGTAGTGTAAAGGGGAATTAGTGTAAAAGGAGGGGGGAGTAGTGTAAAGGGGAATTAGTGTAAAAGGAGGGGGGAGTAGTATAAAGGGGAATTAGTGTAAAAGGAGGGGGGAGTAGTGTAAAGGGGAATTAGTGTAAAAGGGGGGGAGGTAGTGTAGAAAAGGTTGTAGTGTAGAGGTTAccttctaacctaacctttagtgTAGGTATAATGAGATCGTAGTAATATAAAGGTACAGTAGCAGATATGTTATGGTTACTGACCGTGAACCCTCGCCCGCAGTGGTCACAGATCTTGTTCCGTGGTAGTCGCTTCTTCTCGTGCACGAACTCTTGATGGCGGTGGAGGTAGCGCGCGTTTTTGAATACCTGATAGATAggatactttattgagcataaTGGACACAttacatatacagcctatatacgtcccactgctgggcacaggcctcccctcaatcaaccggagggggtacggagcatactccaccacgctgctccaacgcgggttggtggaggtgtttttacggctaatagccgggaccaacggcttaacgtgccctccgaagcacggatcatcttactttttcggacaatcaggtgattcaagcctgaaaagtccttaccaaacaaaggacagtctcacaaagtgatttcgacaatgaccccatcgggaatcgaacccggacctccagatcgtgagcttaacgctctaaccactagaccacggaggctgtctgacaacgccatctatattttttttgaggaacatagcctggtaAGTCTTACCTTAGAACACTTGTCACATTGATGTTCAGCCTTCTTGAGGTGCACCCAGTCTATATGCTCCTGGAGTGCCGGCTTGGTCAAGAACTTAGAGCCGCACTCATCACACGTGTACCTGACGAAGAATACAGtcagaaataacaaatataGCGTAGCCAACTAGTTGAAGAGCTAGTTCCGcctacatgcaacagatggcgctgacACGCGGCCTGAAACGCGCTAGCGAAGTTTGCACGGCGcgacgtatatatacaactaccaacatgacaccgttggatcgtccactaccaacttgtggctagcggggtactgtgctctgttcggtaccccagTAACATCCTTTGGTGGTAGCACACACTGGCCCCGAAATCATTATTACACAACTTTACGCTTGTTTTCTACCGGGGCAGGCAGATGTAGCACGGGTCAAGCCAAGACTAGAGGACTCGGAGGCCT from Pectinophora gossypiella chromosome 29, ilPecGoss1.1, whole genome shotgun sequence carries:
- the LOC126379509 gene encoding L-dopachrome tautomerase yellow-f2-like, with protein sequence MSFAANLQQVTFKMIIKQIKLCVIVLVFINSAFSYGYRKKNNLKQVFGWDQIGYDFDGVQYTNNTDHEHDPKGGVIHYDDEIAESRKFFIAYSNVPIGFEVYGDRVFVTVPRRRHGIPSTLNYVDYHANQKASTSPLLKPYPDVARSKQLVSVYRPRADVCGRLWMVDTGLIEVPGERRQLQPPAILVFDLTTNQQILRYELKTTDLVDERTPAGLTSITVDVSPSACDDAYAYINDLATEGLVVFSLKLRDSWRLQHPSFIHDDSAMNFTVAGNIINWKDGLFSIALSGSDANGRRNAYYHPLVSTQEFSVDTEVLKRKDGSLEVHVQLLGSRGKLAQSGSHAYHAGTRTILYANVAQDAITCWHVDSAMTPHNVPILVQDRQKLVYISDLKIIGDEVWVLVNQIPRFIYSTLNASETNYYIHRGHVQDLIRGTACDRLQV